From one Marinobacter sp. LV10MA510-1 genomic stretch:
- the cmk gene encoding (d)CMP kinase, translating into MGEQPAVVITVDGPGGSGKGTITQMLARKLGWHLLDSGALYRLTALAAERQGVALDNEPALVAVAASLDVTFEPTPPGESAKVLLAGEDVSAAIRTEQCGSNASKVAVMQSVRDALLQRQRDFRKAPGLVADGRDMGTVVFPDAPVKIFLTASAEERAQRRFSQLLQAGVDVSIANVLDEIRVRDERDMNRSAAPLKPADDAQVIDSTGLSIEEVLGRCMAAAGQT; encoded by the coding sequence ATGGGTGAGCAGCCGGCAGTGGTTATTACGGTGGATGGCCCGGGTGGTTCCGGTAAAGGCACCATTACCCAAATGCTGGCTCGCAAGCTGGGCTGGCATCTGTTGGACAGCGGCGCTCTTTATCGTTTGACCGCATTGGCAGCCGAGCGCCAGGGCGTGGCGTTAGACAACGAACCCGCTCTGGTGGCGGTGGCTGCCAGTCTGGATGTCACTTTTGAACCCACACCTCCCGGGGAGTCTGCAAAAGTGTTGTTGGCCGGTGAGGATGTAAGCGCCGCGATCCGCACCGAACAATGCGGCAGCAACGCGTCCAAAGTGGCTGTGATGCAGTCGGTTCGGGACGCTTTGTTGCAGCGCCAGCGCGATTTTCGCAAGGCGCCAGGTCTTGTCGCCGACGGTCGCGATATGGGTACGGTGGTGTTCCCGGACGCCCCGGTAAAAATCTTTTTGACGGCCAGCGCTGAAGAGCGGGCACAACGTCGTTTCAGCCAGTTGCTGCAAGCCGGCGTCGATGTTAGTATTGCCAACGTTTTAGATGAGATACGGGTACGCGATGAACGAGATATGAATCGTTCAGCTGCCCCGCTTAAGCCCGCGGATGATGCGCAAGTCATTGATTCCACAGGGTTAAGCATAGAAGAAGTGTTGGGCAGGTGTATGGCAGCAGCAGGCCAGACCTGA